A genome region from Pseudomonas anguilliseptica includes the following:
- a CDS encoding glycosyltransferase, translating to MNVLFLVQAEQRAILDRLYDGIAASCDSCDIRWLSSDEQANLKRYFREHVDLSRYDRVLFFLRFKKEMRQWRFIRTLPNVVILEHDAYQNYIPCKYTGKFSAHYRRMPWVRIISSGAQVSQRLRAEGFDAVFVPKGYDQGLMTYQGLARDIELAFIGSTKSVAYSGRKALLDELASVENLLVTKTQSGQEYNDTLNRIRFFVSADVGMGEYMIKNFEAMAVGCVLLAYDQGAEENAALGFVDMHNLVLYRNIPELREKFGMLRADPERAQMIAEAGRVLVEQRYSFAAIGHAIAEAMRPTLRVHKHSPWFLRLLARWKLI from the coding sequence GTGAACGTGCTTTTTCTGGTTCAAGCCGAGCAGCGTGCAATCTTAGACAGGCTGTATGACGGCATCGCCGCCTCATGCGACAGCTGCGACATTCGTTGGCTGAGTAGCGATGAGCAGGCCAATCTGAAACGCTATTTCCGCGAGCACGTTGATCTGTCCCGTTACGACAGGGTTCTTTTCTTCCTGCGCTTCAAGAAAGAGATGCGCCAATGGCGCTTCATTCGCACGCTGCCCAATGTGGTGATTCTCGAGCACGACGCTTATCAAAACTATATTCCGTGCAAATACACGGGCAAGTTCAGCGCCCACTACCGGCGTATGCCCTGGGTGCGTATCATCAGCTCCGGTGCCCAAGTCAGCCAGCGCTTGCGTGCCGAAGGGTTCGATGCTGTTTTCGTGCCCAAAGGCTACGACCAGGGGCTGATGACCTATCAAGGTCTGGCGCGTGATATCGAGTTGGCCTTTATTGGCAGCACCAAGAGCGTGGCCTACAGCGGGCGCAAGGCACTGCTGGATGAGTTGGCGTCCGTCGAGAACCTGTTGGTCACCAAGACGCAATCCGGCCAGGAATATAACGACACACTCAACCGTATCCGTTTCTTCGTAAGCGCAGATGTCGGGATGGGTGAATACATGATCAAGAACTTTGAGGCGATGGCCGTGGGGTGTGTATTACTCGCCTATGACCAGGGTGCCGAAGAAAATGCGGCGCTGGGTTTTGTCGATATGCATAACCTGGTGCTGTACCGCAATATTCCCGAACTGCGCGAAAAATTTGGCATGTTGCGCGCCGACCCGGAAAGAGCCCAGATGATTGCAGAGGCCGGTAGAGTGCTGGTGGAGCAGCGTTACAGCTTTGCAGCAATCGGGCATGCAATCGCCGAGGCCATGCGTCCTACATTACGTGTTCACAAACATTCGCCGTGGTTTCTTCGTCTGCTGGCCAGGTGGAAGTTGATCTGA
- a CDS encoding glycosyltransferase, whose protein sequence is MSVLNVMWSGGAAFVSVHKVHRQILQLGKPGEPVETLLLQSGDAAPLADVGRVTALGLSTARIKGAGLLGALQRVLARRQLAKRLMQQPPRVVLIDGIGVAAFILPLLEKLTAARAVVMFHGSKRLKAAHIALLRRFPAGRLDLVAVSATLAAELEAQVGLKVLNGRVAIEPVAFRSSLMAREAAQRALGIPPGAGRTIGAVGRLVPEKGFSRLVTAAAGWLLNNPEDRLVIVGEGVERQHLAALAEELGVINQVHLTGHHAEVPRLYSAFDLICIPSEQEGLGLVLPEAVIAGVPVLASDLAVFREQLNGATGLLPFATEAWRDALNTVLTEDLGALAHVQRAGMDAEGVWARFEVFYQRLLAR, encoded by the coding sequence GTGAGCGTTCTGAACGTTATGTGGAGCGGTGGTGCAGCCTTCGTCTCCGTGCATAAGGTGCATCGGCAGATTCTCCAGCTGGGTAAGCCCGGTGAACCTGTAGAAACGCTGCTATTGCAGTCAGGTGATGCCGCACCGCTTGCTGATGTGGGGCGCGTTACCGCGCTCGGTCTTTCCACGGCGCGAATCAAGGGTGCAGGGCTTTTGGGGGCGCTACAGCGTGTGCTGGCTCGACGGCAGCTGGCCAAGCGACTGATGCAGCAACCGCCCCGCGTGGTACTTATCGACGGCATCGGTGTGGCAGCTTTCATTCTCCCCTTGTTGGAAAAGTTGACCGCTGCACGAGCTGTGGTGATGTTTCATGGCTCAAAACGGCTAAAGGCCGCACATATTGCTCTCTTGAGACGCTTTCCTGCGGGTCGTCTGGATCTGGTTGCGGTTTCTGCCACGTTGGCTGCTGAGCTTGAAGCGCAGGTCGGCTTAAAGGTGCTGAACGGGCGTGTAGCGATCGAACCCGTGGCATTTCGATCCTCGCTTATGGCGCGAGAAGCCGCGCAGCGTGCCCTTGGAATTCCGCCAGGTGCCGGACGGACGATTGGCGCGGTGGGCCGCCTGGTGCCAGAGAAAGGCTTTAGTCGTCTGGTGACTGCTGCCGCGGGTTGGCTCCTGAACAACCCCGAGGATCGTCTTGTGATTGTCGGTGAGGGCGTTGAGCGCCAACATCTGGCAGCCCTTGCTGAAGAGTTGGGCGTGATTAACCAGGTTCATTTGACTGGTCATCATGCCGAGGTCCCGCGACTTTACTCTGCGTTTGATCTGATATGCATTCCGTCGGAACAGGAGGGGTTGGGGTTGGTTTTGCCTGAGGCAGTGATTGCAGGTGTACCGGTTTTGGCGAGTGATTTAGCCGTCTTTCGTGAACAGCTCAACGGCGCTACAGGGCTTTTGCCGTTCGCTACCGAGGCCTGGCGTGATGCGCTCAATACTGTGCTGACAGAAGACCTCGGTGCCCTTGCTCACGTGCAACGTGCTGGTATGGATGCCGAGGGCGTTTGGGCGCGCTTCGAGGTGTTTTACCAGCGTTTGCTTGCGCGTTAG
- a CDS encoding toluene tolerance protein, with amino-acid sequence MLSTKHLTDSALATLTTDAKVLEEDSLGPKVYRLTNGHFLKLFRRKRLISSALLRPYSIRFYQNAERLAKLGIPTLTPMTLYTFPEKQLSAVLYAPLPGQTLKELYLQDPGSFITRLPALCDFIRALHRKGIYFRSLHLGNIVLTPQNTLGLIDVADMAFHRRPLSRAKAARNLKHFARLLRQMEIAERFPMAELSAAVLN; translated from the coding sequence ATGCTCAGCACAAAACACCTGACCGATAGCGCGCTGGCGACCCTGACCACTGATGCGAAAGTACTCGAAGAAGACAGCCTGGGACCCAAGGTTTATCGCCTCACCAACGGCCACTTCCTTAAGCTTTTCCGGCGCAAACGCTTGATTTCCTCAGCCCTGCTCAGACCGTATTCCATACGTTTTTATCAAAATGCAGAGCGTCTGGCTAAATTAGGCATTCCAACGCTAACGCCTATGACGCTGTACACCTTCCCTGAAAAGCAGCTCAGCGCCGTTCTCTATGCACCGCTTCCAGGCCAGACGCTCAAGGAGCTGTACCTGCAAGATCCCGGAAGCTTCATCACGCGCCTGCCGGCTCTCTGTGACTTTATTCGCGCACTTCACAGAAAAGGCATTTACTTCCGCTCACTCCACCTGGGCAACATCGTGCTGACCCCACAAAACACCTTGGGGCTAATTGATGTTGCCGATATGGCATTTCACCGCCGGCCACTGTCAAGAGCCAAGGCAGCACGCAATCTCAAGCACTTCGCCCGTCTGCTGCGGCAAATGGAAATTGCAGAACGCTTTCCAATGGCCGAATTATCGGCAGCCGTTCTAAACTAA
- a CDS encoding IS5 family transposase — MKQMTFADAEYAGKRKQTRKELFLIEMDRVVPWKGLIALIEPYYPKGEGGRPAYPLMAMLRVHLMQNWFGYSDPAMEEALYETTILRQFAGLSLERIPDETTILNFRRLLEKHELAAGILAVINGYLGDRGLSLRQGTIVDATLINAPSSTKNKDGKRDPEMHQAKKGNQYYFGMKAHIGVDDESGLVHSVVGTAANVADVTQVDKLLHGEENVVCADAGYTGVEKRPEHDGREVIWQVAARRSTYKKLGKSSPLYKAKRKIEKAKAQVRAKVEHPFRVIKRQFSYVKTRFRGLAKNTAQLVTLFALSNLWMARRHLLTNAGEVRL; from the coding sequence ATGAAGCAAATGACCTTCGCCGATGCCGAGTACGCCGGCAAACGCAAGCAGACCCGCAAAGAGTTGTTCCTGATCGAGATGGATCGGGTGGTGCCGTGGAAGGGTTTGATCGCACTGATCGAACCGTATTACCCCAAGGGTGAAGGCGGTCGGCCGGCCTATCCGCTGATGGCGATGCTACGTGTGCACCTGATGCAGAACTGGTTCGGCTACAGCGACCCGGCGATGGAAGAAGCGCTGTACGAGACCACTATCCTGCGGCAGTTCGCCGGGCTGAGCCTGGAACGTATCCCCGACGAAACCACCATCCTCAACTTCCGTCGTCTGCTGGAGAAACATGAGTTGGCTGCCGGCATCCTGGCCGTCATCAATGGCTATCTTGGCGACCGTGGCCTGTCGTTGCGCCAAGGCACCATCGTCGATGCCACGCTGATCAATGCGCCGAGTTCGACCAAGAACAAGGACGGCAAACGCGACCCAGAGATGCACCAGGCCAAGAAGGGCAACCAATACTACTTCGGCATGAAGGCGCACATTGGCGTGGATGACGAGTCGGGGCTGGTACACAGCGTGGTAGGCACGGCGGCCAACGTGGCGGATGTCACTCAGGTCGACAAGTTGCTGCACGGCGAGGAAAACGTGGTGTGCGCCGATGCGGGTTATACCGGCGTCGAAAAGCGCCCCGAACATGATGGGCGCGAGGTGATCTGGCAGGTTGCTGCCCGCCGCAGCACCTATAAGAAGCTGGGTAAGAGCAGCCCGCTGTACAAAGCCAAACGCAAGATCGAGAAGGCCAAGGCCCAGGTGCGCGCCAAGGTTGAGCACCCGTTCCGGGTGATCAAGCGTCAGTTCAGTTATGTAAAGACACGCTTCCGTGGCTTGGCCAAGAACACGGCGCAACTGGTGACGCTGTTCGCGCTGTCGAACCTGTGGATGGCACGCCGACATTTACTGACCAATGCAGGAGAGGTGCGCCTGTAA
- a CDS encoding O-antigen ligase family protein, translating into MRIQATGIMLLITCGYLWFLMGIAWAPSNKIYQQALVVLLWLPGLLAMVIFRKHLLGIWRKSRLFCSCLVLFLAWAALSAVWTGAEEPSRELKRVLYVVLFLVSLALLGAEQPRRIWQGLSVGFVGLAFACFVSIYLFYIRDLQPISVRLEGVGQLGHPILGAYVMALVVIWGARFKPSRVWPCIIWGVLMLFALAFVLLGQSRGAILALIVGVFSLLLLRGGRAVWLGSAAIMLVCWVGYELFAPLILARGLSYRPEIFQASLDMFLQNPLLGLGIGTDYRVVTFNYPEGFDHTHNSFTHAAVELGLPGVALWIGLWLSAFHIAWRHRFSAEGRLVFGTLVVSLVALQFDAASLWGTPRAEWFVIWFPLALTLALVAQPHSDKLRHVCIEAS; encoded by the coding sequence TTGAGGATTCAAGCGACAGGAATAATGCTGCTGATAACGTGCGGTTATTTGTGGTTTTTGATGGGTATTGCATGGGCCCCCAGCAATAAAATTTATCAGCAAGCACTGGTTGTGTTGCTCTGGTTGCCTGGCCTGTTGGCGATGGTGATCTTTCGCAAGCACCTGCTGGGCATTTGGCGAAAAAGTCGGCTGTTCTGCTCGTGTTTAGTTCTCTTCTTGGCGTGGGCCGCGTTGAGCGCAGTGTGGACTGGGGCTGAGGAGCCATCGAGAGAACTGAAGCGCGTTTTGTATGTTGTGCTATTTCTTGTTTCTCTGGCGTTATTGGGCGCTGAGCAGCCTCGGAGGATATGGCAGGGGCTATCGGTTGGCTTTGTAGGCTTGGCCTTTGCTTGTTTTGTCAGTATTTACCTCTTTTATATTCGCGATTTGCAGCCTATCAGTGTTCGACTTGAGGGCGTCGGGCAATTGGGGCATCCAATTCTCGGGGCATACGTGATGGCGCTGGTAGTGATTTGGGGGGCACGGTTCAAGCCTTCTCGTGTCTGGCCATGCATTATATGGGGTGTATTGATGCTATTCGCTTTAGCGTTTGTTCTGCTAGGGCAGAGCCGCGGGGCAATACTGGCGTTGATAGTTGGTGTTTTTTCCTTGCTTTTGCTTCGTGGCGGGCGAGCTGTGTGGCTCGGTAGTGCGGCGATAATGCTTGTTTGCTGGGTAGGCTACGAGCTGTTTGCGCCGCTCATCCTCGCGCGCGGCCTGTCGTACCGGCCAGAAATTTTTCAGGCGAGTCTCGACATGTTCTTGCAAAACCCTTTGCTCGGGTTAGGCATCGGCACCGATTATCGCGTTGTGACATTTAATTACCCCGAGGGGTTCGATCACACGCACAATAGTTTTACCCATGCCGCAGTTGAATTGGGGTTACCTGGTGTGGCCTTGTGGATCGGTCTGTGGCTAAGCGCATTTCATATTGCGTGGCGACATCGTTTTTCCGCCGAAGGTCGGCTGGTGTTCGGAACATTGGTTGTCTCGCTAGTGGCGCTTCAATTCGATGCAGCCAGTCTATGGGGTACGCCTAGGGCTGAGTGGTTTGTAATCTGGTTTCCGCTGGCGCTAACGCTTGCCCTCGTTGCACAACCGCACAGTGATAAACTGCGGCACGTCTGTATTGAAGCGAGTTGA
- the msbA gene encoding lipid A export permease/ATP-binding protein MsbA, whose product MSDVKDDAAQPSSLKVYFRLLGYVKPYIGMFLISIVGFLIFASTQPMLGYILKFFVDGLGDPNVGLFSGVPWMQEHAPWLAQLKLLQAVPLLIVLIALWQGIGSFLGNFYLAKVSMGLVQDLRIALFNNLLTLPNRYFDSHNSGHLISRLTYNVTMVTGAATDAIKVVVREGMTVVFLFATLLWMNWKLTLVMVAILPVIGLMVSSTSKKFRKQSKKSQVAMGDVTHVASETIQGYRVVRSFGGERYEQQRFQAASEDNRLKQLKMVKTGAVYTPSLQLVIYSAMAVLMFLVLLLRGDASAGDLVAYITLAGLLPKPIRQLSEVSSTIQKGVAGAESIFEQLDESSEVDVGTQARERVTGRLQVSNLSFQYPTSEKPVLNNISFIAEPGQMVALVGRSGSGKSTLASLIPRFYHHEQGQILLDALDVEEYTLRNLRRHIALVTQHVTLFNDTVRNNIAYGDLCDAPLDAVKRAAEDAYAAEFIEKMPQGYDTLVGENGVLLSGGQRQRLAIARALLKDAPMLILDEATSALDTESERHIQAALDKVVEGRTTIVIAHRLSTIEKADLILVMEQGEIVERGTHAQLLALNGYYARLHARDFAEDIDMNMEPSS is encoded by the coding sequence ATGAGTGATGTGAAAGATGACGCGGCCCAGCCGAGTAGCCTGAAAGTCTACTTTCGATTGCTGGGGTACGTGAAACCGTACATTGGTATGTTTTTGATCAGTATTGTTGGTTTTCTGATCTTCGCTTCAACTCAGCCAATGCTTGGTTACATCCTTAAGTTCTTTGTGGATGGCTTGGGTGACCCCAATGTTGGGCTTTTTTCCGGCGTACCTTGGATGCAAGAGCATGCGCCCTGGCTCGCCCAGCTCAAACTGCTTCAGGCAGTCCCGCTGCTTATTGTACTAATCGCTCTTTGGCAGGGAATTGGTTCATTCCTTGGAAACTTTTACTTGGCCAAAGTTTCCATGGGCTTGGTTCAGGATCTGCGCATCGCGTTATTCAACAACCTGCTAACGCTGCCGAATCGATATTTTGATAGCCACAATTCAGGTCACCTGATTTCAAGGCTCACTTATAACGTCACCATGGTCACAGGCGCTGCTACAGATGCGATCAAGGTGGTGGTGCGTGAGGGAATGACGGTCGTCTTTCTTTTCGCAACGTTGCTGTGGATGAATTGGAAACTCACTCTGGTGATGGTTGCGATACTGCCTGTTATTGGTTTAATGGTATCCAGTACGAGTAAAAAATTTCGTAAACAAAGTAAAAAGAGTCAAGTGGCAATGGGGGATGTCACCCATGTGGCTTCGGAAACAATTCAGGGTTATCGAGTCGTTCGTAGTTTTGGGGGGGAGCGCTATGAGCAACAACGCTTCCAGGCTGCCAGTGAGGATAATCGGCTTAAGCAGCTAAAAATGGTTAAAACAGGTGCGGTCTACACCCCGAGCCTGCAGTTGGTGATCTACAGCGCCATGGCCGTTTTGATGTTCTTGGTTCTGTTGTTGCGTGGGGATGCCAGTGCGGGCGATTTAGTTGCGTATATTACGCTGGCCGGTCTTTTACCCAAGCCGATTCGTCAGCTGTCTGAGGTCAGCTCGACTATTCAGAAAGGGGTGGCCGGAGCAGAGAGTATTTTCGAGCAACTGGATGAGTCTTCGGAGGTCGATGTCGGTACTCAGGCGCGTGAGCGAGTCACTGGGCGTTTGCAGGTCAGCAATCTCAGCTTCCAGTATCCGACCAGTGAAAAGCCGGTACTCAACAACATTTCCTTTATTGCTGAGCCAGGGCAGATGGTGGCGTTGGTGGGGCGTTCTGGTAGCGGTAAGTCCACGTTGGCGAGTTTGATTCCACGTTTCTACCACCATGAGCAAGGTCAGATTTTGCTCGATGCCCTGGATGTAGAAGAGTACACACTGCGTAACCTTCGTCGCCATATTGCTCTGGTGACTCAGCATGTCACGCTGTTCAATGACACCGTGCGTAACAACATTGCATATGGTGATTTGTGCGATGCCCCCCTGGATGCTGTTAAACGTGCTGCAGAGGATGCTTACGCTGCCGAGTTTATCGAGAAGATGCCGCAGGGGTATGACACGCTCGTTGGCGAGAATGGAGTGCTGCTCTCGGGTGGCCAACGTCAGCGCTTGGCGATCGCTCGTGCACTGCTCAAGGATGCGCCAATGTTGATTCTGGATGAAGCGACGTCAGCGCTGGACACCGAGTCTGAGCGGCATATTCAGGCTGCGTTGGATAAGGTTGTTGAAGGGCGCACCACTATTGTGATTGCCCATCGCCTGAGCACGATCGAGAAAGCCGATCTGATTCTGGTGATGGAACAGGGCGAAATCGTTGAGCGCGGCACTCATGCGCAGCTATTGGCACTTAATGGCTACTACGCGCGTCTGCATGCCCGCGATTTTGCAGAAGATATCGACATGAACATGGAACCAAGCTCCTGA
- a CDS encoding GNAT family N-acetyltransferase codes for MLSHLRAWRERGWMVIEGAEYADAWQRFGGSVATHPQVVERLAEFAGLPVRYLGWFAGGELQAAIPTWGRHLALSKDVLKQQGKRGLFDLGNAELILPIAPSACVSLRHRGRYISMLNAAAISTLREQPEGLALAREPEEYSKKFRYNQRREQRLLEEAGGVIRPMLELSAAEQAVIYAELFQRRWGFEATGKAHLAEVFSLMRDFMTGSLIYLNDQPVAIQVLYRVEAPQWVSLEYINGGVDPQNREFSPGSVLSFINTQTAWSEARALGKPLRYSFGRADREYKDRWCNRVAVYQV; via the coding sequence ATGCTCAGCCATTTGCGCGCCTGGCGCGAGCGTGGCTGGATGGTCATCGAGGGAGCTGAGTACGCCGACGCCTGGCAACGGTTTGGCGGCAGTGTCGCCACCCATCCGCAGGTGGTTGAGCGCCTGGCTGAATTCGCGGGTTTGCCGGTGCGTTACCTGGGCTGGTTTGCCGGTGGCGAGTTGCAAGCCGCTATTCCGACCTGGGGGCGGCACCTGGCGTTGTCCAAGGATGTGCTCAAGCAGCAGGGCAAACGCGGCCTGTTCGACTTAGGCAATGCGGAATTGATTCTTCCGATCGCGCCCTCAGCCTGCGTCTCGCTGCGCCATCGCGGTCGTTATATTTCAATGCTCAATGCCGCTGCGATCAGCACCCTGCGTGAGCAGCCAGAGGGCCTGGCCTTGGCGCGCGAGCCTGAGGAATACAGCAAAAAGTTCCGCTACAACCAGCGTCGTGAGCAGCGTTTGCTGGAAGAGGCGGGCGGAGTGATTCGGCCGATGCTGGAGCTTTCCGCAGCCGAGCAGGCGGTGATTTATGCTGAGCTGTTTCAGCGTCGCTGGGGTTTTGAAGCCACCGGTAAGGCGCATCTAGCTGAGGTGTTCAGCCTGATGCGTGACTTTATGACCGGCTCGCTGATCTACCTGAATGATCAGCCAGTGGCGATTCAGGTGCTGTACCGCGTCGAAGCGCCGCAGTGGGTCAGCCTGGAATACATCAACGGCGGCGTTGATCCGCAAAACCGCGAATTTAGCCCCGGCAGCGTGCTGAGTTTTATCAATACGCAGACCGCCTGGAGTGAGGCGCGCGCGCTGGGTAAGCCGCTGCGCTATTCCTTTGGCCGGGCTGATCGCGAATACAAAGACCGCTGGTGCAACCGCGTTGCGGTTTATCAGGTCTGA